Proteins from one Syntrophus gentianae genomic window:
- a CDS encoding LPS-assembly protein LptD, translated as MIRIGTSVGIKRIRFIPFPRGKGGITFLFLLVLAFLFPTGELAAETRKIQGPVEIESDTLDYVKDTDTYHARGNVIIRFTDGVLQADSVSLNKSTNEALAEGHVFLKSGGDVLEGDTISFDIDTKSGAAQNGRIFMVRNHVYVKGTRIEKEGEAHYRIFDGKATTCDGTCPEWSISGKEMAVTVDGYGTVKHGTFNVLDQPIFYTPYLIFPVKTTRQSGLLMPTISYSRDKHGVDVEVPFFWEISENLDATFYQRYMSKRGFKEGAEFRYIISPETYGTFYADYLNDRKDIKETSGSISRNWQSDQQRGSFYLNSLTTFSPGFYLRSDIVKVSDNWYFKDFSSQNYYKSNYLTDPMQRFKNVSFDADKGLNSLDSTVRLVKDAELYNVTALARYTDDFTSPSNDETLQKYPEISLFTVKRPLLGSPLYGAMNAAYDYYYRTEGQKGHLYDVQPAVSLPVRLGRYAQFIPEFSVRETVWDRSDHDDDNSSQATHQGDRQVYTMGANLNTEFSRIYAIGGKLFDKIRHVIKPELTYTYIPDSHQEDAPDYVNRIDETNGLTYALTNTLTARMTDKNGATTYREILRFKVFQTYEINEVEHYYNQDAHSEGKHFQDLNMELNIDPCSFLSFAARNKLDVNRGEWRKTDYDLILRDERGDSAHLQYRYTEDLVKEINLHLNARLTNELDAQFTIKRNEQDDKDVEKSVLLKYHRQCWSVNFGFADEDDDQRFLLSFSLYGMGN; from the coding sequence ATGATCCGGATCGGTACGTCTGTTGGAATAAAGAGAATAAGATTCATCCCTTTTCCCCGAGGTAAAGGCGGCATTACTTTCTTATTCCTGCTTGTCCTGGCCTTTTTATTCCCGACGGGGGAACTTGCTGCAGAGACTCGGAAGATTCAGGGTCCGGTTGAGATCGAATCGGATACCTTGGATTACGTCAAAGATACCGATACCTATCATGCCCGGGGAAACGTGATCATCCGTTTTACCGATGGGGTTCTTCAAGCGGACAGTGTCTCCTTGAATAAGTCGACCAATGAAGCGTTGGCCGAAGGCCATGTATTCTTGAAAAGCGGTGGGGATGTACTGGAAGGGGATACCATCAGTTTTGATATTGATACAAAGAGTGGGGCTGCTCAAAACGGACGGATTTTCATGGTGCGGAATCATGTCTATGTGAAGGGGACCCGCATCGAAAAGGAGGGGGAAGCGCACTACCGGATATTTGACGGCAAAGCCACGACCTGCGATGGCACATGCCCGGAATGGAGCATTTCAGGGAAAGAAATGGCTGTTACCGTTGATGGTTACGGGACCGTGAAGCACGGAACATTCAATGTCCTCGATCAGCCGATCTTTTATACCCCCTATCTGATATTTCCCGTCAAAACAACCCGTCAATCTGGTTTGCTGATGCCAACGATCTCCTACTCGCGGGATAAGCATGGCGTGGATGTCGAGGTTCCTTTCTTTTGGGAAATTTCTGAGAATCTTGATGCAACCTTCTACCAGCGATACATGTCAAAACGAGGCTTTAAGGAAGGGGCTGAATTCCGGTATATTATCAGTCCGGAAACCTACGGGACGTTTTATGCGGACTACCTGAATGACAGGAAGGATATCAAGGAGACTTCAGGCTCTATCAGCCGAAACTGGCAATCCGATCAGCAGCGCGGATCTTTCTATCTGAATTCTCTGACCACGTTCAGCCCCGGTTTTTACCTGCGAAGTGACATCGTCAAAGTTTCCGATAACTGGTATTTCAAGGATTTTTCCTCGCAGAATTATTATAAGAGCAATTATTTGACGGATCCGATGCAACGGTTCAAAAATGTCTCCTTCGACGCCGATAAGGGCTTGAACTCTCTGGATTCCACCGTGAGACTGGTCAAAGATGCAGAACTTTATAATGTTACGGCTTTGGCGCGCTATACCGATGATTTTACGAGTCCGTCCAATGACGAAACCTTGCAGAAATATCCGGAAATATCTCTTTTCACGGTAAAACGCCCTCTTCTGGGATCGCCGCTTTATGGGGCTATGAATGCAGCCTATGATTATTACTATCGGACCGAGGGACAGAAAGGCCATTTGTATGACGTCCAGCCTGCTGTTTCTCTCCCTGTCCGTCTGGGACGCTATGCTCAGTTTATCCCGGAATTCAGTGTGCGGGAGACGGTCTGGGATCGTAGCGACCATGATGATGATAATTCATCCCAGGCAACCCACCAGGGAGATCGTCAGGTCTATACCATGGGGGCCAACCTGAATACGGAATTCTCCCGGATTTATGCCATCGGGGGAAAACTGTTCGATAAGATCAGGCACGTGATCAAGCCGGAGTTGACCTATACTTACATTCCCGATTCCCACCAGGAAGATGCGCCGGACTATGTGAATCGGATCGATGAAACGAATGGTCTGACCTATGCCCTGACCAACACCCTGACGGCAAGGATGACGGACAAGAATGGCGCAACCACGTACAGGGAGATACTGCGATTCAAAGTATTTCAGACTTATGAAATCAATGAAGTGGAGCATTACTACAATCAGGACGCACATTCTGAGGGAAAACACTTCCAGGATCTCAATATGGAGCTCAACATAGATCCCTGTTCCTTTCTTTCCTTCGCCGCTCGCAATAAACTGGACGTGAATCGTGGAGAATGGCGGAAAACCGATTACGATCTTATTCTCAGAGACGAGCGGGGAGATTCCGCTCATCTTCAGTATCGTTATACCGAGGATCTGGTTAAAGAAATCAATTTACATTTGAATGCAAGATTGACGAATGAGCTGGATGCGCAGTTCACCATAAAGAGAAACGAACAGGACGATAAAGATGTAGAAAAATCCGTGCTGCTCAAATATCACAGACAGTGCTGGAGCGTTAATTTCGGTTTTGCCGATGAGGACGATGATCAGCGTTTCCTCCTGTCCTTTTCTCTTTATGGAATGGGAAACTGA
- a CDS encoding bifunctional folylpolyglutamate synthase/dihydrofolate synthase gives MGNKNGLSIISDLNCNVVHLGLGPIKRLLERIGNPHLAYPAVLIGGTNGKGSVAAILSSILKHSGLKVGVYTSPHLMDIRERIRINDFLIPEDRMQECIETVCNRLEEDLTYFEILTAVAYRYFHEEKVDIAVLEVGMGGRLDATNVVIPQVSVITNVHHDHQEYLGRFLKNIAGEKAGIIKEKSICVTAANQKSVLDILADTCRKKGVPLFRLGKEIRVRSKGAGNFSYTGIDRKISHLTCPLSGEHQIKNAALALAAAELIRIKGRRIDEQAMCLGLAGAKWEGRLEILQKSPTVLVDGAHNPAGIRSLCDTLRNRSEKEGRLLVFGVLGDKDYSRMLKKLLPLFRWVIFTRPKVERAVDLDKLIPIARNHGHLAEAIEDSREALQRALLLAEKNDLICVAGSLYLVGEIKKIYRETSQVKQSDPLTAVAC, from the coding sequence ATGGGAAATAAAAATGGTCTCTCGATAATTTCAGATTTGAATTGTAATGTCGTTCATCTTGGTTTGGGACCCATCAAGAGACTTCTGGAAAGAATTGGCAATCCCCATCTGGCATATCCGGCGGTTTTAATTGGAGGAACGAACGGGAAAGGATCTGTTGCGGCCATTTTATCTTCCATCCTCAAGCATAGCGGCTTGAAGGTCGGGGTGTATACGTCTCCTCATCTCATGGACATCCGCGAACGGATCAGGATCAATGATTTCCTGATTCCGGAAGATAGGATGCAGGAATGTATCGAGACCGTCTGCAACCGTCTTGAAGAAGACTTGACGTATTTTGAAATTCTCACAGCGGTGGCATACCGCTATTTTCATGAGGAAAAGGTGGACATTGCCGTTCTGGAAGTAGGCATGGGAGGTCGCTTAGATGCAACCAACGTCGTCATTCCGCAGGTATCGGTCATCACGAATGTTCATCACGATCATCAGGAATACCTCGGCCGTTTTTTGAAAAATATAGCTGGGGAAAAAGCGGGGATCATCAAAGAAAAAAGCATCTGCGTAACCGCTGCCAATCAGAAATCGGTTCTTGACATTTTGGCGGACACATGTCGAAAAAAGGGCGTTCCGCTTTTCCGACTGGGGAAAGAGATCCGGGTTAGATCAAAAGGGGCCGGAAACTTTTCGTATACTGGAATAGATCGAAAAATATCGCATCTGACCTGTCCTCTATCGGGAGAGCATCAGATCAAAAATGCCGCTCTTGCCCTGGCTGCAGCGGAACTCATCAGGATAAAAGGGCGAAGGATTGATGAGCAGGCCATGTGCCTGGGGCTGGCAGGCGCAAAGTGGGAGGGACGGCTGGAAATCCTCCAAAAGAGTCCCACCGTGCTTGTAGATGGCGCCCATAATCCAGCGGGCATCCGTTCGCTCTGCGACACGCTTCGAAACCGGAGTGAGAAGGAGGGGCGGCTGCTTGTCTTTGGCGTTCTCGGCGACAAGGACTATTCTCGCATGCTGAAAAAATTGCTTCCCTTATTCCGTTGGGTCATTTTTACAAGGCCGAAAGTGGAGCGTGCCGTTGATTTGGATAAATTGATCCCAATTGCCCGGAATCATGGGCATCTGGCCGAAGCCATAGAGGATAGTCGGGAAGCTTTGCAACGGGCGTTGCTCCTTGCAGAAAAAAATGATCTGATCTGTGTTGCCGGTTCACTTTATCTTGTCGGTGAAATCAAGAAAATATATAGGGAAACAAGCCAGGTGAAGCAGAGTGATCCCTTAACGGCTGTCGCATGCTGA
- a CDS encoding DNA-directed RNA polymerase subunit alpha, which yields MVKNWCSLIRPRRIEIDENTHTRFYGEFVCQPLERGFGITLGNALRRVLLSSIQGAAIVSVKIDNVLHEFSTVPGVKEDVTDIILNLKGVRLKLFSDGPRVIRIDTKKEGIITAADILTDGTVEVLNADHYIASRSGDIPFRMEMIVNSGRGYVPAKKEKDIDQPEGTINIDALHSPIKKVNYTVTHARVGQVADYDKLSLEVWTDGNVLPEDAVALAAKILKQQLQVFVGLHTVIGGEEIEEEEETISEKENLNDILLRHVEDLELSVRSANCLKNAGINQIGELVQKSEAEMLKTKNFGRKSLSEIKEILAEYGLTFGMKLDFAPWNKEIREETAEIPEEG from the coding sequence ATGGTTAAAAACTGGTGTAGCTTGATTAGGCCCCGAAGAATAGAAATTGACGAAAATACCCACACGAGGTTTTATGGGGAATTTGTTTGTCAACCACTAGAAAGAGGCTTCGGCATCACCCTCGGTAATGCATTAAGAAGAGTGTTGCTGTCTTCAATCCAGGGAGCAGCGATTGTTTCGGTCAAAATAGATAATGTTCTTCATGAATTCTCAACAGTGCCGGGAGTAAAGGAAGATGTAACAGACATTATCCTTAATCTCAAAGGGGTGCGGTTGAAACTTTTCAGTGACGGTCCGAGAGTCATCCGGATCGATACCAAGAAGGAAGGCATCATCACGGCGGCGGATATTCTTACAGACGGAACTGTGGAAGTATTGAATGCCGACCATTATATTGCGTCAAGATCGGGTGACATCCCTTTTCGGATGGAAATGATTGTTAACAGCGGCAGAGGTTATGTCCCCGCAAAAAAGGAAAAAGATATTGACCAGCCGGAAGGGACGATCAATATCGATGCCCTGCATTCTCCCATAAAGAAAGTGAATTATACCGTAACGCATGCTCGTGTCGGACAGGTCGCTGATTATGATAAGCTGTCTCTTGAGGTATGGACGGATGGCAATGTTTTGCCTGAGGATGCCGTTGCGCTTGCGGCGAAGATATTAAAACAGCAACTGCAGGTCTTTGTGGGGCTGCACACCGTAATCGGTGGAGAAGAGATTGAAGAAGAAGAGGAGACGATCAGCGAAAAGGAAAATCTGAACGATATCCTTCTGAGACATGTTGAGGATCTTGAGCTTTCCGTAAGATCTGCGAATTGTCTTAAAAATGCTGGAATAAATCAGATTGGGGAACTCGTTCAGAAAAGTGAAGCTGAAATGTTGAAGACGAAAAATTTCGGCAGAAAGTCACTGAGTGAAATCAAGGAAATACTTGCAGAGTATGGTTTGACCTTTGGGATGAAGCTTGACTTTGCGCCCTGGAACAAGGAAATAAGAGAAGAAACAGCCGAAATCCCAGAAGAAGGGTAA
- the rpsD gene encoding 30S ribosomal protein S4 has protein sequence MARYKESACRLCRREGLKLFLKGDRCYGEKCAFERRGYAPGEHGQLRRKQQSDYGVQLREKQKLKRMYGLLEKQFHGYFEKADRKKGITGTNLLLYLERRLDNMVYRLGFANSRNEARQLVRHNHFTVNGKKVNIPSYLIDVGDTIEITEESKKNNKIIEAMETVARRGVPQWLELEQENFKGKVKMFPTREELTMPIQEQLVVELYSK, from the coding sequence TTGGCAAGATATAAGGAATCCGCATGCAGGCTGTGCCGTAGGGAAGGCTTGAAGCTGTTTCTCAAAGGGGACCGCTGCTATGGTGAAAAGTGTGCATTTGAACGGAGAGGATATGCTCCTGGAGAACATGGTCAGCTAAGACGGAAACAGCAGTCGGACTACGGCGTGCAGTTAAGAGAGAAGCAAAAACTGAAAAGGATGTATGGTCTGTTGGAAAAGCAGTTCCATGGATACTTTGAAAAGGCCGATCGAAAGAAGGGTATAACAGGGACAAACCTGTTGCTTTATCTCGAGAGAAGGCTGGACAATATGGTGTATCGGCTGGGCTTTGCCAATTCAAGAAATGAAGCGAGACAGTTGGTGAGACACAATCACTTTACCGTAAATGGGAAAAAAGTAAATATTCCTTCCTACCTTATTGATGTGGGAGACACGATAGAAATTACGGAAGAAAGCAAAAAGAACAATAAAATCATAGAAGCGATGGAAACTGTTGCGAGACGAGGGGTTCCGCAATGGCTTGAGCTGGAGCAGGAAAATTTCAAGGGCAAGGTTAAGATGTTCCCAACCCGTGAAGAATTGACGATGCCAATTCAAGAACAATTAGTCGTAGAGCTTTACTCAAAGTAA
- the rpsK gene encoding 30S ribosomal protein S11 — MAKQVRKTGKKKEKKNIPEGIAHIQSTFNNTIITITDPVGNVIAWSSSGMQGFKGSRKSTPFAAQMAAEDCVKKAKEHGLRKVQVYVKGPGSGRESALRSLQAAGLTISLIRDVTPIPHNGCRPPKRRRV; from the coding sequence ATGGCAAAGCAAGTCAGAAAGACAGGAAAGAAGAAAGAGAAAAAAAATATTCCGGAAGGAATTGCGCATATACAATCAACTTTTAATAATACGATCATTACCATAACAGATCCGGTGGGTAATGTCATCGCGTGGTCATCTTCTGGAATGCAGGGATTTAAAGGATCGAGAAAGAGCACCCCTTTTGCGGCTCAGATGGCTGCGGAAGACTGTGTAAAAAAGGCGAAAGAGCACGGTTTGAGGAAGGTGCAGGTCTATGTGAAAGGTCCTGGATCGGGTCGTGAATCTGCGTTGCGTTCATTGCAGGCTGCCGGGTTGACCATATCACTCATTAGAGATGTAACCCCGATTCCTCACAATGGTTGTCGTCCCCCAAAAAGACGAAGAGTCTAA
- the rpsM gene encoding 30S ribosomal protein S13 — MARIAGVDLPKNKRIEIALTYIYGIGRTKAREILEKAEISYDTKSDELADSEINAIRNIIDRDHKVEGDLRREISMSIKRLMDVGAYRGLRHRKGLPVRGQRTHTNARTRKGPRRAIAGKKK, encoded by the coding sequence GTGGCAAGAATTGCAGGTGTAGATTTACCAAAGAATAAAAGAATTGAAATAGCATTAACTTACATCTATGGAATCGGTAGGACAAAGGCTAGGGAAATTCTCGAAAAGGCGGAGATTAGTTATGATACGAAGAGTGATGAACTCGCCGATTCCGAAATCAATGCCATTAGAAATATAATCGACAGAGACCACAAGGTTGAAGGTGATCTGCGAAGAGAGATTTCTATGTCGATTAAGCGCCTTATGGATGTTGGAGCATATAGAGGCCTTCGACATCGCAAGGGGCTTCCAGTCAGGGGACAGAGAACACATACGAATGCGCGGACACGCAAAGGTCCCAGGCGAGCTATTGCCGGAAAGAAAAAATAA
- the rpmJ gene encoding 50S ribosomal protein L36: MKVRSSVKKICEKCKIIKRRGTLRVICENPKHKQRQG; encoded by the coding sequence GTGAAAGTAAGATCATCCGTAAAGAAAATCTGCGAAAAGTGTAAAATTATAAAAAGACGCGGAACGCTTAGAGTTATCTGTGAAAATCCAAAGCACAAGCAGCGGCAGGGATAG
- the infA gene encoding translation initiation factor IF-1, with protein MAKEEPIEVEGRVIEPLPNAMFRVELENGHRVLAHISGKMRMHFIKILPGDKVTVELSPYDLTRGRIVYRTK; from the coding sequence GTCGAGGGTCGTGTGATAGAACCCCTTCCGAATGCTATGTTCCGGGTGGAATTAGAAAATGGTCATCGCGTGCTGGCCCATATTTCCGGCAAAATGAGGATGCATTTTATCAAGATATTGCCTGGGGACAAAGTGACCGTAGAATTGTCACCTTACGATTTGACAAGGGGAAGGATCGTCTATAGGACGAAATAA